The following proteins are encoded in a genomic region of Cryptomeria japonica chromosome 11, Sugi_1.0, whole genome shotgun sequence:
- the LOC131041421 gene encoding uncharacterized protein LOC131041421 — MDFSVPKRLCRKGFRSVVKYVTMMMRKRASMKRLDYQFSFTTTTPLKWQISTATSKWASLRSLVLGCTQRWENRTLSLSLSFPRFSIENAPSHYSSESDHDHTNKDKKVEVDREAEDFIAKFYKEMELQRQDSFLKWQEMLGRGT, encoded by the coding sequence ATGGATTTTTCCGTGCCAAAGCGCTTGTGTAGAAAGGGTTTTCGCAGTGTGGTGAAATATGTGacgatgatgatgagaaagagggCAAGCATGAAAAGATTGGATTACCAGTTTTCTTTCACCACCACCACCCCTCTGAAATGGCAGATCAGTACTGCGACTTCTAAATGGGCCTCTTTGCGCTCTCTAGTGTTGGGTTGCACTCAGCGTTGGGAGAATAGGAcgctttctctctctctttcttttccgCGCTTCAGCATTGAAAATGCTCCTTCTCATTATTCCTCTGAGTCTGATCACGATCACACCAACAAGGATAAGAAAGTGGAAGTTGATAGAGAAGCGGAGGATTTTATTGCCAAGTTTTATAAGGAGATGGAATTGCAGAGGCAGGATTCTTTTCTCAAATGGCAGGAAATGCTTGGCAGGGGTACATGA